A section of the Dyella terrae genome encodes:
- a CDS encoding sigma-54 dependent transcriptional regulator has translation MAVTNGEARRCIVWFGRPTGDEYESLTQAGWYIRIADANGQGGVGTRSGSIVVALADLRHADVRSIASMERMMGDYPGLPWLALISSDMPTQEPLISRILQTSQDFFTAPVDLDRLLETLVHMGGDLPVDEPNDSGITGRSQAMRIVMASIRKYAPVDLPVLITGETGTGKEVAARALHGMSTRADRPFAAINCGALPPNLVQSELFGHERGAFTGANARRIGHFETAAGGTVFLDEVGDLPTDAQTSLLRFLQEGTLERVGSSQSIKLDVRVLAATHVDLEKAVEQGRFREDLYYRLNVLRLRMPALREREDDVVMLAQTFLDAFREQHHCQARAFSNAARQAMRHFAWPGNVRELLNRVQRAAVVAEGDLITAEDLDLADIPAAQLAHASLGSTRVAAERDAVINTLRECRFNISECARRLKVSRVTIYRLCKKHRLALEELR, from the coding sequence ATGGCTGTGACTAACGGGGAGGCCAGACGTTGCATCGTCTGGTTTGGTCGACCCACAGGGGATGAGTACGAGAGCCTGACACAGGCAGGCTGGTACATCCGCATCGCCGATGCCAACGGGCAGGGTGGTGTGGGTACGCGAAGCGGCAGCATTGTCGTTGCGCTGGCCGACCTGCGTCATGCCGACGTGCGCAGCATCGCGTCCATGGAACGCATGATGGGCGATTACCCGGGCCTGCCCTGGCTTGCGCTCATTTCGTCCGACATGCCGACGCAGGAGCCGCTGATAAGCCGCATCCTGCAAACCAGCCAGGACTTCTTTACCGCCCCGGTGGATCTTGATCGCCTGCTCGAGACGCTCGTGCACATGGGCGGCGACTTGCCGGTCGACGAACCCAATGACAGTGGCATTACCGGCCGCAGCCAGGCGATGCGCATCGTGATGGCCAGCATTCGCAAGTACGCGCCCGTCGACCTGCCGGTGTTGATCACCGGCGAAACCGGTACCGGCAAGGAAGTGGCCGCGCGTGCGCTGCATGGCATGTCCACGCGCGCCGATCGCCCGTTTGCGGCGATCAACTGCGGCGCCTTGCCTCCAAACCTCGTGCAGTCCGAACTGTTCGGACACGAGCGTGGTGCGTTCACGGGCGCTAATGCGCGACGCATCGGTCATTTTGAAACGGCGGCGGGTGGCACGGTTTTCCTCGATGAAGTCGGTGACCTGCCGACTGATGCGCAGACCAGCCTGTTGCGCTTCCTGCAGGAAGGCACGCTGGAGCGCGTGGGCAGCAGCCAGTCGATCAAGCTGGATGTGCGCGTACTCGCCGCGACGCACGTCGATCTGGAAAAGGCGGTGGAGCAGGGGCGCTTCCGCGAAGACCTCTATTACCGCCTCAACGTGCTCCGCCTGCGCATGCCCGCTTTGCGCGAGCGCGAAGATGACGTGGTGATGCTGGCACAGACCTTCCTCGATGCCTTCCGCGAGCAGCACCACTGTCAGGCGCGTGCCTTCAGCAACGCCGCGCGACAGGCGATGCGGCATTTCGCGTGGCCGGGCAACGTGCGCGAGTTACTCAATCGCGTGCAGCGTGCGGCGGTGGTGGCCGAAGGCGATCTGATCACCGCCGAGGACCTGGACCTGGCCGATATTCCTGCCGCGCAACTGGCGCACGCCAGTCTTGGCAGCACGCGTGTGGCGGCTGAACGCGATGCCGTCATCAACACCCTGCGCGAGTGCCGCTTCAATATCAGCGAGTGCGCGAGGCGCCTGAAAGTCTCCCGCGTCACCATCTATCGCCTGTGCAAGAAGCATCGGCTGGCGCTCGAGGAACTGCGCTGA
- a CDS encoding acetylornithine transaminase produces the protein MHSPESPSTPLIDLGKRYWLPVYRPREVVLDHGKGSRVWDAEGRDYVDLGAGIAVNALGHQDPDLLDALTTQAHKLWHSSNVFYTEPPLHLAQELVDASGFATRVFLCNSGTEANEAAIKLVRKWASQQGRPPEQRVIVTFRGSFHGRTLAAVTATAQPKYQESYEPLPGGFRYLDFNDVPALEAAFAQGDVSAVMLEPVQGEGGVLPAAPGFIKRVRELCDQYNALLVLDEIQCGMGRTGTLFAHAQDEVTPDIVTLAKALGCGFPIGAMLAGPKVAEVMQFGAHGTTFGGNPLAAAVARVALRKLGSAEILANVARQSQALRDGLAAIQAETGLFSQVRGRGLMLGAVLADAYKGRAGEILDYAAGHGLLVLQAGPDVLRFVPPLNISDADLAEGLARFRAALQDFPREKP, from the coding sequence ATGCACTCGCCGGAATCCCCGTCCACGCCCCTGATCGACCTTGGCAAGCGCTACTGGCTGCCGGTCTATCGACCCCGTGAAGTCGTACTCGACCACGGCAAGGGGTCGCGCGTGTGGGATGCCGAGGGCCGCGATTACGTGGATCTGGGCGCCGGCATCGCGGTGAACGCGCTGGGCCACCAGGACCCGGACCTGCTCGACGCCCTGACCACGCAGGCGCACAAGCTGTGGCACAGCAGCAACGTGTTCTACACCGAGCCGCCGCTGCACCTGGCGCAGGAGTTGGTGGATGCGTCGGGCTTTGCCACGCGCGTGTTCCTGTGCAACTCCGGCACGGAGGCGAACGAAGCGGCCATCAAGCTGGTGCGCAAATGGGCCTCGCAGCAGGGCCGGCCGCCAGAACAGCGGGTGATCGTCACGTTCCGCGGTTCGTTCCATGGCCGCACGCTGGCAGCTGTCACGGCGACCGCCCAGCCGAAGTACCAGGAAAGCTACGAACCGCTGCCCGGTGGTTTCCGCTATCTCGATTTCAACGACGTGCCCGCACTGGAAGCGGCGTTCGCCCAGGGCGACGTGTCGGCCGTGATGCTGGAACCGGTGCAGGGCGAGGGTGGCGTGCTGCCCGCCGCACCCGGTTTCATCAAGCGGGTGCGTGAACTGTGCGATCAGTACAACGCCTTGCTGGTGCTCGACGAGATCCAGTGCGGCATGGGTCGTACCGGCACCTTGTTCGCCCATGCGCAGGACGAGGTCACGCCGGACATCGTGACGCTCGCCAAGGCGCTGGGCTGCGGATTCCCGATTGGCGCGATGCTGGCCGGACCCAAGGTCGCCGAGGTGATGCAGTTCGGTGCGCACGGCACGACGTTCGGCGGCAACCCGCTGGCGGCTGCCGTCGCGCGCGTGGCACTGCGCAAACTTGGATCAGCGGAGATCCTCGCCAACGTGGCGCGCCAGTCGCAGGCATTGCGTGATGGCCTTGCGGCTATCCAGGCCGAAACGGGCTTGTTCTCGCAGGTGCGCGGTCGCGGATTGATGCTCGGCGCCGTGCTGGCCGATGCGTACAAGGGTCGCGCCGGCGAAATCCTTGATTACGCCGCAGGCCATGGATTGCTCGTGTTGCAGGCAGGTCCGGACGTCTTGCGTTTCGTGCCGCCGCTCAATATCAGCGATGCCGATCTTGCCGAAGGCCTGGCGCGTTTTCGTGCGGCCCTTCAGGACTTCCCGCGCGAGAAGCCCTGA
- a CDS encoding ion transporter, translated as MNTTPRGMPHLDLGPAPGAPWRRRWFGIIFGHDDRAGRLFDLLLMLAILSSIVVTVLDSVADLHFRLGTWFLALEWIFTVIFTVEYVARIAVVDKPRGYIFSFFGVVDLLAVLPTYASLFLAGSQYLLVIRALRILRIFRVLKMTRYVDESNVLWSTLIKSRRKIFIFVSTILTLVLIFGALMYLIEGPDNGFSSIPRSMYWAIVTMTTVGFGDITPHTTLGQFVTSLIMLVGYSIIAVPTGIFAAELAAGMRQAQMRRITCHTCHLATHEQDARYCRNCGTALEHGPE; from the coding sequence ATGAACACCACGCCGCGCGGCATGCCGCATCTCGATCTCGGCCCGGCACCGGGCGCACCGTGGCGCCGCCGTTGGTTTGGCATCATCTTTGGACATGACGATCGCGCAGGGCGGCTGTTCGACCTGCTGCTGATGCTGGCGATCCTGTCGAGCATCGTCGTCACCGTACTCGACTCCGTCGCCGACCTGCATTTTCGCCTTGGCACGTGGTTCCTTGCGTTGGAATGGATCTTCACGGTGATCTTCACCGTGGAGTACGTTGCGCGCATCGCCGTGGTCGACAAGCCACGCGGCTACATCTTCAGCTTCTTCGGCGTCGTCGATCTGCTGGCCGTATTGCCGACGTATGCGAGCCTTTTCCTTGCCGGCAGCCAGTACCTGCTGGTGATCCGTGCACTACGCATCCTGCGCATCTTCCGCGTCCTGAAGATGACGCGTTACGTCGACGAATCAAATGTGCTCTGGTCCACGCTGATCAAGTCGCGACGGAAGATCTTCATTTTCGTCAGCACGATTCTCACCCTGGTGCTTATCTTCGGCGCGCTGATGTACCTGATCGAAGGGCCGGACAACGGCTTCAGCAGCATTCCGCGTTCGATGTACTGGGCGATCGTGACGATGACCACGGTGGGATTCGGCGACATCACGCCGCATACGACGCTCGGCCAGTTCGTCACGTCACTGATCATGCTGGTGGGCTACAGCATCATCGCCGTGCCCACCGGCATTTTTGCGGCGGAGCTCGCCGCCGGCATGCGCCAGGCGCAGATGCGGCGCATCACGTGCCACACCTGCCATCTGGCCACGCACGAGCAGGATGCGCGCTATTGCCGGAACTGCGGGACCGCGCTGGAGCACGGTCCCGAGTGA
- a CDS encoding HAD-IA family hydrolase, whose product MNLRCVLFDFDGVLADYDKHVRVAHLAQAIGSTFARVQHAIYGSGIEDAADRGELDAQAYLEALSREAGAEITASDWIAARRAATRLRPDVMDTVERVARRAEVALLTNNGELMASSLGDIAPGLFPRFTARCHASAQFGTSKPDPAVYSSCLRRLQHEPARTLFIDDNADNVAGARIAGLHVHHYQTYTAFLDALAAYDLL is encoded by the coding sequence GTGAACCTTCGCTGCGTGCTGTTCGATTTCGATGGCGTGCTTGCCGATTACGACAAGCACGTCCGCGTGGCGCATCTTGCCCAGGCGATCGGCAGCACCTTCGCGCGTGTCCAGCACGCCATCTATGGCTCGGGCATCGAAGACGCCGCCGACCGCGGTGAGCTCGATGCCCAGGCTTACCTCGAGGCGCTGAGTCGCGAAGCCGGAGCCGAGATCACCGCTTCGGACTGGATCGCCGCGCGCCGTGCCGCCACTCGCCTGCGCCCTGATGTCATGGACACGGTCGAGCGGGTCGCCCGGCGCGCCGAGGTTGCGCTGCTGACCAATAACGGCGAACTCATGGCGTCCTCACTGGGCGACATCGCTCCCGGGCTGTTCCCACGTTTCACCGCGCGCTGCCATGCGTCCGCCCAGTTCGGCACCAGCAAGCCGGATCCCGCCGTCTACTCGTCCTGCCTGCGCCGCCTGCAGCACGAGCCGGCACGCACGCTCTTCATCGACGACAATGCCGACAATGTTGCCGGTGCACGCATCGCCGGCCTGCACGTCCATCACTACCAGACGTACACGGCCTTCCTTGACGCACTGGCGGCATACGATCTGCTCTGA
- the hemL gene encoding glutamate-1-semialdehyde 2,1-aminomutase: MTTNHELFQRARQLMPGGVNSPVRAFNSVGGEPFFTARADGPYLWDVEGKRYIDYVGSWGPMIVGHNHPHVREAVERAVMNGLSYGTPCPAEITMAEAITRLVPSIDMVRMVNSGTEATMSAIRLARGATGRSKIVKFEGCYHGHGDSFLVKAGSGALTFGVPTSPGVPKASADLTLTLAYNDLAAAEALFAEHGDDIAGLIIEPVAGNMNCIPPKDGYLQGLRELCTRHGALLIFDEVMTGFRVALGGAQAHYGITPDISTFGKIIGGGMPVGAYGGRRELMEQIAPAGPIYQAGTLSGNPVAMAAGLAMLELIQAPGFYESLAARTRLLTDGLQAVADGEGIPFSTNRVGGMFGLFFTAEKVESYTQATAADTTLFNRFFHGMLERGVYLAPSAFEAGFVSSAHTDDDIAATLEAARQTLKAIRA; this comes from the coding sequence ATGACGACCAACCACGAACTTTTCCAGCGCGCCCGCCAACTGATGCCCGGCGGCGTGAATTCCCCCGTGCGCGCGTTCAACTCGGTCGGTGGCGAGCCCTTCTTCACAGCCCGCGCCGATGGCCCGTACCTGTGGGACGTGGAAGGCAAGCGCTACATCGACTACGTGGGCTCCTGGGGCCCGATGATCGTCGGCCATAATCATCCGCACGTGCGCGAAGCCGTCGAGCGCGCCGTCATGAACGGCCTTTCCTACGGCACGCCCTGCCCCGCCGAGATCACCATGGCCGAGGCGATCACCCGCCTGGTGCCGTCGATCGACATGGTGCGCATGGTCAACTCGGGCACCGAAGCGACCATGTCGGCGATCCGCCTGGCGCGTGGCGCCACCGGCCGCAGCAAGATCGTCAAGTTCGAAGGCTGCTACCACGGCCACGGCGACAGCTTCCTGGTGAAGGCCGGTTCCGGCGCGCTCACCTTCGGCGTGCCGACGTCGCCGGGCGTGCCCAAGGCCAGCGCGGATCTGACGCTCACGCTGGCCTACAACGATCTCGCCGCCGCCGAAGCGCTCTTCGCCGAACATGGCGACGACATCGCCGGCCTGATCATCGAGCCGGTCGCCGGCAACATGAACTGCATTCCGCCGAAGGACGGCTACCTGCAGGGCCTGCGCGAGCTGTGCACGCGCCATGGCGCCCTGCTCATCTTCGACGAAGTGATGACGGGCTTCCGCGTGGCCCTGGGCGGCGCACAGGCGCACTACGGCATCACCCCGGATATCAGCACCTTCGGCAAGATCATTGGCGGCGGCATGCCCGTGGGCGCCTATGGTGGCCGACGCGAACTGATGGAGCAGATCGCGCCCGCCGGCCCGATCTACCAGGCCGGCACGCTCAGCGGCAATCCGGTCGCGATGGCGGCGGGCCTGGCCATGCTGGAACTGATCCAGGCGCCGGGTTTCTACGAGTCGCTCGCCGCGCGCACGCGCCTGCTCACGGATGGCCTGCAGGCCGTGGCCGATGGCGAAGGCATCCCTTTCAGCACCAACCGCGTGGGCGGCATGTTCGGCCTGTTCTTCACGGCAGAGAAAGTGGAGAGCTACACCCAGGCCACCGCAGCCGACACGACGCTGTTCAACCGCTTCTTCCACGGCATGCTGGAGCGCGGCGTATACCTGGCGCCGTCGGCGTTCGAAGCGGGCTTCGTATCCAGCGCGCACACCGACGACGACATCGCCGCCACGCTGGAAGCCGCACGCCAGACGCTGAAAGCCATCCGCGCGTGA
- the thiE gene encoding thiamine phosphate synthase, which yields MPHRFPTRGLYAITDGPRDDLVNVVAEAIQGGARLVQYRDKTPDQARRVLEAGALHELCREHGVPLIINDDVALALTIQAEGVHLGEDDDAITDAREALGPDAIIGVSCYDSLERARDLVAAGADYIAFGAFFPSPTKPQARRAALDLLRQSAALRVPRVAIGGITHENGGLLVDAGADYLAAISAVFRADDVRAAAQSFTDLFPANPGLPS from the coding sequence ATGCCCCATCGATTCCCAACTCGCGGCCTTTACGCCATCACGGACGGCCCCCGTGACGATCTCGTCAATGTCGTTGCCGAAGCCATCCAGGGCGGCGCGCGCCTGGTCCAGTACCGCGACAAGACGCCCGACCAGGCCCGTCGCGTCCTGGAGGCCGGCGCCCTGCATGAGCTCTGCCGCGAGCACGGTGTACCCCTGATCATCAACGACGACGTGGCCCTGGCCCTCACCATCCAGGCCGAGGGCGTGCATCTGGGCGAGGACGATGACGCCATCACCGACGCCCGCGAGGCGCTGGGCCCGGACGCCATCATCGGCGTGTCTTGCTACGACTCGCTGGAGCGCGCCCGGGACCTCGTCGCCGCCGGTGCCGACTACATTGCCTTTGGCGCCTTCTTCCCCTCGCCTACCAAGCCCCAGGCCCGGCGCGCGGCCCTGGACTTGCTGCGGCAGAGCGCCGCGCTCCGCGTGCCACGAGTGGCGATTGGCGGGATCACCCACGAAAATGGGGGATTGCTGGTGGACGCCGGCGCCGATTACCTGGCCGCCATTTCGGCGGTATTTCGCGCCGATGACGTGCGCGCCGCCGCCCAGAGCTTCACCGACCTGTTTCCTGCTAACCCCGGATTGCCTTCATGA